The DNA window CATACACTTGATGACATGATTCGTGATGATAGACCACAGAAGGAAATACTTGACTTTCTTGTGAACCAATCCGCCGCTATAGTCAATATTACGTCTGGAAAGTCAACAGGTATATATGCCGCCATAGGCAACGATTTTCTTGACGGAACTGGATTTGACACAGGAGACGATTTTGTCCCCTCATCACGCCCGTGGTACATTGGTGCAAGAGCCAACATCGGAAGAGTTGCTGTCATAGACCCATATATTGATGTGCATACTAATACAACAATGATCACGCTTGCGAAGACGTTATGCGATGTAAAAAGCGTTGTGGCGTTGGACTTCTCAATGGAGCATCTGCAAGCCTTGACAGAGGAGCTTAACACCCGTAGTCAGACAGAGATGGAGATAGTTCTTGACAGAAAATATAAGGTAATAGCGCACTCCGACAGGTCTAAAATCGGTCAAAGTTATATCAGCGAAAAGGGTACATTCGGCAGTACGCTGATAGAGAAGTTGCGTTCTTCCAATGAAAATTTTTTCTCGTTCAGGTTTGGTGATTCTGATTACATAGTGTACACGATGCCAGTGGCGAACAACTGGCTATGCCTGTCTGTATTTGATACAACGTCAGCGTTTGTTACACTGAGAAAGATATTTATTCTTACGATTATAGTATCATGCCTAGTCATTACAGTGTTGTCGCTTATCATTTGGCACTCAGACAAGAAAGCCCGTCTTGCTCAAGAGTTCAACGAGAGAGCCGAACGAGCGGCAGCAGCGAACGAAGCGAAGTCCTCATTTCTGTCGAATATGTCGCACGAAATCCGAACGCCTATAAATGCTGTTCTTGGTATGAATGAAATGATACTGCGCGAGAGTGAAGAGCCAAATGTTATTGAATACTCCGAGAATATCCGAGCGGCGGGGACTACGTTGCTGGGTCTCATCAATGATATTCTCGACTTCTCAAAAATCGAGGCTGGCAAAATGGATATTATTCCTGTCAATTACGACCTTTCATCAGTAATCAACGATCTTGTTACGATGATACAGACTAGGACGGATAAAAAGGGTCTGCTGTTAAAACTCGACTTTGCCGAAGACATCCCCAAAGTGCTTTATGGAGATGAAGTTCGTATAAAGCAAGTAGTTACGAATATTCTCACAAATGCTGTAAAGTACACAGAGAAAGGCAGTGTAACATTTCATATCGGCTATGAAAAGATTGCTAATAATCCTGATAGCGTATTTTTGAACTTCTCCGTAGCAGATACTGGTATAGGCATAAAGCCTGAAGATATGGCCAAACTGTTCTCCGAATTTGAGCGGATTGAGGAAAAGCGTAACCGCAACATTGAGGGTACTGGATTAGGAATGAATATCACGAAACGCCTGCTTGAGATGATGGGTACATCGTTAAAGGTTGAGAGCGTATACGGTGAAGGGTCAATGTTCTCATTCCGGCTTCAACAAAAAGTCATAAAGTGGGAACCGCTCGGCGATTATGAGGCAGCACACAGAGCGTCGCTGTTGTCTATGAAGAAGTATAAGGAAAAATTCACCGCACCTGACGCTCATGTACTTGTTGTTGATGACACGCCGATGAATTTGACAGTGTTCAAGGGTCTGCTCAAAAGGACACTCGTAAAAATTGACACGGCTAACAGTGGGTTAGAAGCTCTTTCACTTGCAGGGGACAAGAAATACGATGTAATTTTCCTCGACCATATGATGCCGAATATGGACGGAATAGAGACACTTCAAAGACTGCGGGCAGGAACGGAAGGGCCTAATATAAAGACTGCCACGATATGCCTGACAGCGAACGCAATATCCGGCGCACGTGAGGAGTATCTTGCTGTTGGCTTCGATGATTACCTGACCAAGCCGATAGATGCCGTGAAACTTGAGGAAATGATGATACGTTATCTTCCTCCTGAGAAAGTACTTGCTCCCGACAGCGAATCAAATAGCGGTGCTGAACCTGAACAGAAAACCGAATTGCCGGAGTGGTTGTACGGAATAGATGAAGTAGATGTAAAAGCCGGGCTAAAACATTGTGGCGATGAAGAGGCTTATCTGGATACTCTCAAAATCTACGGCAGTTATTCCGCAACAGGGGCGGACGAAATCGCAGGCTTCTGGAGCGTTAGGGACATTGCGAACACTACGGTAAAGGTTCATGCGCTGAAGAGTACATCACGTGCTATAGGAGCGGAGTCTTTGGGAAGCCTTGCGGAGAAACTCGAACTTGCTGGCAAGGCAGGTGATGAGACCGTGTTGGACGCTGAACTAGCTGGACTGCTGGAGCGTTACAGGGCTTTGGGGGCAGCATTATCCCCGTTGTACGCACCTGCAAAAAATGCTCAGGACGACAAGGAGCTTCCGCTTATTTCAGAAAATGAATTACGCGAGGCATATAATTCCATACGTGAGTGCGCGTTGAGTCTTGATACCGATGGTGCGGTGTATGTGTTGGACTATCTGAACGTTTTTCGCCTTCCTGAGAACGAGAAGCAGAGAGTCGAACAGCTCCGTAATGCTGTAAACGATTTTGATTGGGATTGGGTGAACGCAATTCTAGCATAATTTTAAGGAGGTATTCATAATGGCAAAGAAGGTTTTGCTAATCAACCAAAACGCAGTACTGATAATCGGCAGACTGCTTCCGCTTCTGAAAAGTTCAGAGGTTGAATGCGTCAGTATCGAGCCGAATACAGAGAAACTAATGCACGAGAAGGACAGCACGGATATTTTCGTGCTAATTGCGGGGGATTTTGTATACGAGGCCAAAGATTTCCTTGTGTTCTTGAAAGATGTGTATTCTGCCGTCAAAAAGCCGCTTTGTGTCATGGGTTATGACAAAGAAATAAATGTAATAGAACAGAGTATCCCCAAAAACATGATAGCGCGCGAATTTGTCCGTCCCATAGACATCATTACTCTGTCGAATGAGTTGAAGATGATGCTTAACTCTGATGACGCGAGCAAGGAGAAAAAGCAAATTTTGCTTGTGGACGACGACATTACATTCCTCAAGATGATGCAAAAGTGGCTTGGAACAAAGTATCGTGTTGCCGCAGCACGTTCCGGCCCGCAGGCACTCAGTTATCTGGCGGAACATACGGTTGACCTAATACTTCTGGATTACGAAATGCCGCTGATGGACGGCCCGAAAGTTCTTGAAGCAGTCCGCAGTAAGCCGAAAACAGCGAATGTCCCCGTGATATTTCTGACTGGTAAAAGCGACCCGGAGAGTGTGAGGAGCGTAATGAGCTTAAAGCCAGCAAGTTATTTCCTGAAGTCCAGTAACAAAGAGGCGATAATGCAATCGCTGGACAGTTTTTTCGTGAATCATTAGGAGGTTTTATCATGAGGCGTTTATTTATGGTTATTGCGGTGTTGTTAGTGATTTCTGCTCCTGCGTTCGCACTCAGTGATTCGGAATACCGCAGAATGATGAAAGACCCTGAGTTTTCAGCGGCTGACAGGGAATTAACGAGTGCGTACAATGAGGCAAAAAGAATAATGAGCGAGTCTGAGTTCGCCGGATTCAGGGAGTCCCAGCGCAACTGGATAGCCAAACAGCGAGATGTCCGCGCAAAAACATTCATGGAGGATGGATATTCACGAGTCGAAGCGTACACCAAAGCCACGCTTGAGAGGGCAAAAGGAATCCGGGCAAGGCTTCATGTGATTCAAACGTGCGTAATTGATGATGTCGGTGAAATTGACGAGGCATATTATGACAACGGCAAAGGCTCATACCTTCATTTGTCTCTAGTGAGCCGTGCGCAATTCTGGTTTGAGGTGTCATTTGCCGGACAGGGCGACAAAGTTGTGATGATGGGGCATTTTGACCCTGACGACAATACAATCGCGCTTGAGGATGGCGGATTGAAGGCAGTTTTGACGTTCTCAGACAAAGACACGTTAAGCGTGAAAGTCAACGGCGCGTTCAGAAGGGCTTTCAGTGTTGACGCAGGCGGGAAATACACGAGGCATTACGGGAAATAGTGAGTTGGAACTGAATATAGCAGTAGTAGATGATACATTGTCAGACGTTTTCAGGCTCAAGAGTTTTGTAGAGAGCTGGTTTGCGGCAAGTGAGCATAAACTCACCGTGATAATGACATTCGCGAGCGGAGAAGAAATGCTGAAGGCTTTTGAGCCTAAAATGTTTCAGATAGTGTTCATGGACATAATCATGAAGGAAATTAACGGTGTCGAGACAGCAAAAATTCTCAGGGATTACGACCCCGAATTGTTGATAGTGTTCACGACAACTTCACGCGAATATGCCTTTGACGCTTTTCCCGTTCACCCGTTTGATTACGTCCTGAAGCCCTACAGCAAAAAGGATGTCAGCAAAGTACTTGATGAGGCACTGCGATTCTTTACGGCAAGCGATCCGGCAGTAAGGATAAAATCAGCCCGCTCCGAATGTACAATCCCATTGCGTTTAATCAGCTCGGCAGTCTCAAATAATCATACTGTCGAGATAATTTTAACGGATGGCAAAACCATATCAAGCACAATGACATTCAGACAGGCGGAAAAACTTTTTTCGGACAATTCGCGCTTCCTTCTGTGCAATCGTGGAATAATCGTGAACATGTCGGAAATTTCAGCACAGGAGGAAGGAGTCTTTATCATGAAGAACGGAACACGTTATCCTATTCGCGTAACAGGTCAGTCAAAAATCAAGGCGGCATTCTCTCAGTACCTTATACAAAAACTGAAAGGGAGCATTGAATAATTATGAATATGAATATATTTTTGAGGTACGTTATTGAACTTGCGATAATAATACCTGACGCAGTATTTGTATTTTTGCCGGTAATAGACTCACTGTGCTGGCGCAAATGGGTAACCTATAGTGTTTTGGGAGTGCTTCTGCCTGTTTTTGTGGTTAGTGCGGCATGGGTGAGCAGCATAGAAATGTTCCCCGTTATTCCCGTTCTTGTAGTGAGTGTGATGTTTCTGTTCTTAGTATTTTCCTTCTCGGTGAAAGTGAGTCTTGGCCGTAAACTTTTCTGTTTCTTCAGTTCCATAATGCTTGGAGCGTTCTGCCTGTTGTATTCGATTTCGATTATGGCATCGTTCGAGGCTGAGAATGAGCTGTGGGCCTCAACACGTCTTCTTACGATTGAGTCTGGGCTAGTGTCATTATGTATTTCGTTGTTCATAGGTGCAGTAACATTCAGCCTGCCTACAAAAAAAATCTCCGAGCTACTGAATGAGGAGCTTGTGAACGGAATGTGGGATTATCTTTTTCTGTTGCCTTTAGGTGCAACGGTATTAATATGGTGGCTGACACCGATATGTCCCAAAGTGCTTTTGATTGCGCGTTCTCGCGTGTTTATGCTGGTGCTTCTGCCGTTAATACCGCTGATGATTCTGCTGATTTACTATTTGCTCTGGTGGACTGCCTCTAGATTCTCGGAAAGCGCGAGGCTTCAGCAGGAGAATATGCTTCTCACAATGGAGGGAAAACGCTACGAGGAATTGCGGAATTATATGGACGAAACACGGACACTCCGTCATGATTTCCGCCAGCATATATTAGTGATGACTCAGCTTTCAGGAGCTGGAAAATTCAGCGAGCTTCAGAATTATTTGCAACAGTTCAGCGAAGGGACAGAGACGAATTACACGGGGTACTGCGACAATATAGCCGTTGACGCAGTAGCTTCACATTACACGGCGTTTGCGGAGTCTCAGTCAACAAAAATCGACTGGAGAATGACTCTGCCTCACGACCTACCAATGAAGGAGTCAGATTATTGCGTGATACTGGGTAATCTCCTTGAGAATGCGTTAAGGGCTGTGAAAAACTTATCGGAGGAACGCCGGAAAATAACGGTGATCTCATCACTTCTTTCAGATACGATAATAGGACTCTCAGTCGATAACCCTTACAGCGGGCGAATCAGATTCAGGCGTAACGGCCTCCCGCGTTCAGACCGAGAGGGACACGGAATAGGACTTACCTCAGTGCTGAATACGGTGAAGCGTTATGACGGTTCAATGAATATCACGGCGGAGAAGAATAAGTTTTCCGTTGATATAGTCCTGTATTGCAACGGGCAGTGATTACGCCTGCACTATAATTAAACATAACATAAGGAAAGAAGGCGCATTATTGATGCTAACAGTATTACGTTCGCAATCACAGGTAACAATTCCTGCTCCTGTAATATCAAGTCTTGGGCTGAAAGAGGGAGACCAGCTCGAAATTTTTGCGGACAACGGAATAATTAGCATGATACCTGTTACCGTTTACCCTGATAAATACGTTAAGCAGTTGCAAGATGAAGCCCGGCAGCTTACAGACGACATAAAATCAGGGAAGCAGCCTGTATTTGACAGCGTTAATGATTTGATTGACGCGCTGGAGAAATCCTGATGCTGAAAATCACATACTCGGAGCGTTTTCACACGACATCTTGAAGAAGTTTTAACTAACGACTCTGCGTAAACGTTATTTTATCTGCGTGAATGTTGACTTGCCTGTCTTTGATTCTGAATGATGAGCTGAAATAATAATCACAAATCCATACAAGGAGGCGTTTTCTTCATGAAACGTTTAATTGCGTTATCGGTATTATTGGTGGTGTTGCTTTCATCGGCGGCGTTTGGTGCAAGGCAGGATTTCGGGAAGTTCTCGGTCGATGTTCCTAAAGGCTGGAGAGCAGTGCAGGATGACTCAAGGGTTACCCTTACGAAGGGCAATATGATAATGGAGATCGAACTTGCTTCAATGGGTAAAAAATCACTTGATGCAAGAGCGAAAGAAATTGCGAGGCAGCACGGCTCAAGCGACTGTGAGGACATTGAAGACTACTACACTTTCACATACGTTGAGGACGGAATAGAGAGCTTCGGCAGAGTCTCCGAACCAAAAAAGGGAATGTACCTGCTTGTTCTGATTACTCCTCACGATAATGATGTGATGTTTGACATCGAGGACTCAATCAGGGTGAAATAACCACAGCGGACAGAGGCAACCCGAATTTATATATACGTCGGGAAAATCAGCTATCGCAGTCTGAATTAGGAGGTTTTATCATGAGGAAAATTTTTGCGGCTTTGATTGTTGCAGTAATGTTTTGCGGCTCGGCATACGCTGAAAGGTTCTCGAACTTCCCGGCTTACGGCATTTGCATGGGGGACAGCGTGAGGTGCAGGGAAAATCCCGGCAAAAAGTCAAAGATAATTAAGCGTATCAACAAGGGCGATGAAGTCCAAGTTGTTGGACAGCGCACAGCAGGCGGTGAATTGTGGTATGAGGTTTATACCAGTCCTGACAGCGAAGACGAGGAAGGCCCTTTCTGGGTATCGGCAAGATATATAGAGCCTGAACACTAAGAAGGGAGAATCCCTCATGAAACGTATAAATCGAGAGGAGGTTTCATAATGCGGAAATTCATGCGGAGTAATTTTTCTGCGTTTATTCTTGCGTTTGCGCTGATTGTCTGCACGTGCATTCCGGCATTCGCTACCACCAGTTTGCAGTACGTCTACCGTTCAGCCGACAGCAACGGAAATGTTATCTCGCAAACTAGGACTGCTAATAAAGTTAATCAGCTCATATCAAAAAGTGAGGTAGTCTTGGAAGACTCTAAGTGGTATTACCCTTACAGTAAGACAGTAGAAATTACAAGCATTACTGTCAGCGGTGATGCTCATCTCATTCTTTCGAAGGGACACACTCTCACTGTCAAAAAAGGTATTCATGTGCGGAAGGGAAGCAGTCTCACAATTTACGGTCAGCCTAATGGCGATGGTACACTCATAGCCACAGGCGATAGCGGCCAGGCAGGTATTGGCGGCTTGAATGGAGAGCCAAACAACGCAATCACAATTACCATTCACGGCGGTAACATTCAGGCAACAGGCGGCGGAGGCGGTGCGGGCATTGGCTGTGCTGGTGCATGGCCCTCCTCAATCACGATATACGGCGGAACTATCACGGCACAAGGCGGAACAAACTCAGCGGGCATTGGCGGCGGTGTCGGAGCTGTCAGACCAATGATTAACATCTATGGCGGCAGCATAACGGCGACAGGCGGCCAAAATGGAGCAGGTATCGGCGGCGGTTTTGATAGAAACCCAGTAGAATCAGCAAATCAGCCCGGTACAATCACCATCTACGGCGGGACTATTACGGCAACGGGCGGCAAACACGAGCATGTTAGTGCTTATTCTGACCTATCTCAACGCTACGCAGCGGGTATCGGCGGCGGTGATAATTCCATATACTACACAGTCAACATTTACGGCGGCAATATTACGGCCAGCAGATATGACTATCACAACGGGTATGGCATTCGCGGCCAGATAACACTCAGTTACAGGAACGCGGGCGACTCAATTTATGCCACAAACTACGGAGGAACGGTAACGGTTGCTGACGGCAAAACTTTTATCGTTGACGGTACAGAGATTAACGGAACACTTGAAATCATTAAGGAAGAGGTGTCAACATCGCCAACGGAAGTATTAGTATTCGATACTTGTCCGGCAATAGACGGCAAGACTCTCACGCCGCAATCTTCGTACAAGGTCAACATAGGGACGACTGGAATAACAGCAAGCACCGCGAAAGCGTTTACGGGTGAGACTGTAACGCTGAGTCCCGCTGAAGGCTATACACTGACCGGCATCACGGTAGACGGCGCGGCAATCACGGGAAACACATTCACGATGCCCGCGAAAGATGTTACGGTTACGGGAACGGCAACCCCGATAACGTACACGATTACGTATAATCTTGACGGCGGAACGGTTTCGACAGCAAATCCTACAACGTACACTGTTGAGACGGAGACATTCACGCTCAAGAATCCGACGAGGAGCGGCTACTACTTCGTGGGCTGGAGCGCGTTCGCGGGCGGTGTTAAGAGCATAAATCTTATGATACTTAAAGGCTCAACGGGCGACAGGACATACATTGCGAATTGGGAGCAAAGTCCGGTTGCTTTAGGCTGGACTGACAGTTACAACGCGGACGGCACAGAAGAGAGGCCTTATTTAATCAGCGACTCTTACGGCTGGGATTTTCTGGTAAATGAATTGCAAACGAAAAACTACAGCAATTACAGCGGAAAAATTTTCAAACTCACAGATGACATCACAGTAACGGAAATGCTCGGAACAAACGGTAAAGAGTTTTCGGGGATTTTTGACGGCAACGGAAAGACCCTGACGTTCGATTATGAAAACGCTACAGCTCTCATCATTGCCCCATTCAAATACGTGAAGGGCGCAACGATTAAAGATTTAACTGTTGCGGGAACAATCAATAGCAGTAGGAAAGATGGTGGGAATAAGTATATCGGCGGACTTATCGAAAGGGTTAATAAAGGAGAGACGACAATCGAGAACTGTAAATTTGTCGGAAAACTTCTTGCAACGGACAGTGCGAACGCATACGGAGGCGGATTCGTTGTTCATAATTCCGGAACATTGACGATAAACGGGAGTCTCTATGCTCCGGCAGAGCTTGAGGACGGCGAGACTGAACCCAGCAAAGAAGGTACAGCGACATTCGCGCGCAATAGTACATACGGAACGAGTACAATCACGAACAGTTACTATACGCGGACGCTTGGGACTG is part of the Synergistaceae bacterium genome and encodes:
- a CDS encoding response regulator, encoding MDTKEEKNGSSALKKVDVTTIIILFFLSVVMAYYAMLQHEMKQRIIVNLELTATKSAEQINEYLSTGIDILMLASHTLDDMIRDDRPQKEILDFLVNQSAAIVNITSGKSTGIYAAIGNDFLDGTGFDTGDDFVPSSRPWYIGARANIGRVAVIDPYIDVHTNTTMITLAKTLCDVKSVVALDFSMEHLQALTEELNTRSQTEMEIVLDRKYKVIAHSDRSKIGQSYISEKGTFGSTLIEKLRSSNENFFSFRFGDSDYIVYTMPVANNWLCLSVFDTTSAFVTLRKIFILTIIVSCLVITVLSLIIWHSDKKARLAQEFNERAERAAAANEAKSSFLSNMSHEIRTPINAVLGMNEMILRESEEPNVIEYSENIRAAGTTLLGLINDILDFSKIEAGKMDIIPVNYDLSSVINDLVTMIQTRTDKKGLLLKLDFAEDIPKVLYGDEVRIKQVVTNILTNAVKYTEKGSVTFHIGYEKIANNPDSVFLNFSVADTGIGIKPEDMAKLFSEFERIEEKRNRNIEGTGLGMNITKRLLEMMGTSLKVESVYGEGSMFSFRLQQKVIKWEPLGDYEAAHRASLLSMKKYKEKFTAPDAHVLVVDDTPMNLTVFKGLLKRTLVKIDTANSGLEALSLAGDKKYDVIFLDHMMPNMDGIETLQRLRAGTEGPNIKTATICLTANAISGAREEYLAVGFDDYLTKPIDAVKLEEMMIRYLPPEKVLAPDSESNSGAEPEQKTELPEWLYGIDEVDVKAGLKHCGDEEAYLDTLKIYGSYSATGADEIAGFWSVRDIANTTVKVHALKSTSRAIGAESLGSLAEKLELAGKAGDETVLDAELAGLLERYRALGAALSPLYAPAKNAQDDKELPLISENELREAYNSIRECALSLDTDGAVYVLDYLNVFRLPENEKQRVEQLRNAVNDFDWDWVNAILA
- a CDS encoding response regulator; the protein is MAKKVLLINQNAVLIIGRLLPLLKSSEVECVSIEPNTEKLMHEKDSTDIFVLIAGDFVYEAKDFLVFLKDVYSAVKKPLCVMGYDKEINVIEQSIPKNMIAREFVRPIDIITLSNELKMMLNSDDASKEKKQILLVDDDITFLKMMQKWLGTKYRVAAARSGPQALSYLAEHTVDLILLDYEMPLMDGPKVLEAVRSKPKTANVPVIFLTGKSDPESVRSVMSLKPASYFLKSSNKEAIMQSLDSFFVNH
- a CDS encoding DUF1311 domain-containing protein, which gives rise to MRRLFMVIAVLLVISAPAFALSDSEYRRMMKDPEFSAADRELTSAYNEAKRIMSESEFAGFRESQRNWIAKQRDVRAKTFMEDGYSRVEAYTKATLERAKGIRARLHVIQTCVIDDVGEIDEAYYDNGKGSYLHLSLVSRAQFWFEVSFAGQGDKVVMMGHFDPDDNTIALEDGGLKAVLTFSDKDTLSVKVNGAFRRAFSVDAGGKYTRHYGK
- a CDS encoding response regulator transcription factor, with the protein product MELNIAVVDDTLSDVFRLKSFVESWFAASEHKLTVIMTFASGEEMLKAFEPKMFQIVFMDIIMKEINGVETAKILRDYDPELLIVFTTTSREYAFDAFPVHPFDYVLKPYSKKDVSKVLDEALRFFTASDPAVRIKSARSECTIPLRLISSAVSNNHTVEIILTDGKTISSTMTFRQAEKLFSDNSRFLLCNRGIIVNMSEISAQEEGVFIMKNGTRYPIRVTGQSKIKAAFSQYLIQKLKGSIE
- a CDS encoding sensor histidine kinase translates to MNMNIFLRYVIELAIIIPDAVFVFLPVIDSLCWRKWVTYSVLGVLLPVFVVSAAWVSSIEMFPVIPVLVVSVMFLFLVFSFSVKVSLGRKLFCFFSSIMLGAFCLLYSISIMASFEAENELWASTRLLTIESGLVSLCISLFIGAVTFSLPTKKISELLNEELVNGMWDYLFLLPLGATVLIWWLTPICPKVLLIARSRVFMLVLLPLIPLMILLIYYLLWWTASRFSESARLQQENMLLTMEGKRYEELRNYMDETRTLRHDFRQHILVMTQLSGAGKFSELQNYLQQFSEGTETNYTGYCDNIAVDAVASHYTAFAESQSTKIDWRMTLPHDLPMKESDYCVILGNLLENALRAVKNLSEERRKITVISSLLSDTIIGLSVDNPYSGRIRFRRNGLPRSDREGHGIGLTSVLNTVKRYDGSMNITAEKNKFSVDIVLYCNGQ
- a CDS encoding AbrB/MazE/SpoVT family DNA-binding domain-containing protein; this translates as MLTVLRSQSQVTIPAPVISSLGLKEGDQLEIFADNGIISMIPVTVYPDKYVKQLQDEARQLTDDIKSGKQPVFDSVNDLIDALEKS
- a CDS encoding SH3 domain-containing protein, which gives rise to MRKIFAALIVAVMFCGSAYAERFSNFPAYGICMGDSVRCRENPGKKSKIIKRINKGDEVQVVGQRTAGGELWYEVYTSPDSEDEEGPFWVSARYIEPEH
- a CDS encoding InlB B-repeat-containing protein, which translates into the protein MRKFMRSNFSAFILAFALIVCTCIPAFATTSLQYVYRSADSNGNVISQTRTANKVNQLISKSEVVLEDSKWYYPYSKTVEITSITVSGDAHLILSKGHTLTVKKGIHVRKGSSLTIYGQPNGDGTLIATGDSGQAGIGGLNGEPNNAITITIHGGNIQATGGGGGAGIGCAGAWPSSITIYGGTITAQGGTNSAGIGGGVGAVRPMINIYGGSITATGGQNGAGIGGGFDRNPVESANQPGTITIYGGTITATGGKHEHVSAYSDLSQRYAAGIGGGDNSIYYTVNIYGGNITASRYDYHNGYGIRGQITLSYRNAGDSIYATNYGGTVTVADGKTFIVDGTEINGTLEIIKEEVSTSPTEVLVFDTCPAIDGKTLTPQSSYKVNIGTTGITASTAKAFTGETVTLSPAEGYTLTGITVDGAAITGNTFTMPAKDVTVTGTATPITYTITYNLDGGTVSTANPTTYTVETETFTLKNPTRSGYYFVGWSAFAGGVKSINLMILKGSTGDRTYIANWEQSPVALGWTDSYNADGTEERPYLISDSYGWDFLVNELQTKNYSNYSGKIFKLTDDITVTEMLGTNGKEFSGIFDGNGKTLTFDYENATALIIAPFKYVKGATIKDLTVAGTINSSRKDGGNKYIGGLIERVNKGETTIENCKFVGKLLATDSANAYGGGFVVHNSGTLTINGSLYAPAELEDGETEPSKEGTATFARNSTYGTSTITNSYYTRTLGTAQGEQIYTVTADYDITIELAGDSENVLTHDGTIYAGSGKTLSLTISGGNTKDGYTFRGYKASAGTLTESGGKYSLTMPEGNVTISAEFVENISYIDADGQNATTSDYTVLTSSMTSLTAGTYVVKENVTLSALTLTGDVNLILCDGATLSVTGNVSGANSLVVYGQDSGTGTLTAANITLTGNKNLSVYGGNLTAGTISVAGTVTVKRATVNNETYDANGDSTTNYTVTFDSNGGSAIDSQTLKFKYGGIVKATKPAEPTRDNYGFVEWQLNGTAYDFSTAVTGDMTLTAKWTATEYTITYNGTDEATFTAANPTKYTVETTTFTLNNPTKNGSTFAGWTGTGLSGATMTVEIAQGSTGARTYTATWTGGGSEAETNAPSFKTYQLKLEGRIEVIFYADIPEKFRNFDTIVIFDVSGDKSNNNPRVFDEDFKNDSGSYYGFKCEITSVQMADVITATLNYKDGNETKTTTLKCRAKDYLDYGIEHETDATTRELLKAIKDYGHYVQPSLAQENGWTVGKEHAEMDCATDETTFDGYISGAQSDVSANYAAEISSNTAGITTTYQLDLKSDTEIYVYVSPASSVSATYLDGSEYSVIQDGRYCVNISGVSAHLLGSPYTVTVKYGDSNEFNIKVSALSYVNTVLSNSSDSVIRRAVTSLYRYYTATKAYRQAHGYND